The Streptomyces sp. CC0208 genome window below encodes:
- a CDS encoding SMI1/KNR4 family protein, with the protein MTTGRLGQQAAPPNAAYAGQVVHFPDPVRAARHPRGVRVDERGYPDFSPYARAAAEIAEPPEGFGVDELRLTDYVSANAALAATGHELWDTVPAVATPHGWTWHHVAASRRLELIPVEVKALLRHHGGIATTRVDQSKRGTRPLQETRPAHFGLPKSSVAVTESQVQGVEEDLGYRLPGAYRSFLKAAGGSAPVGAALDAELGLLVDQPFFTVRDEAAVNDLVYVNKCLRDHLTKDYLGVGFVQGGLLAVKVKGEGIGSVWFCAYDDARDVDPAMPPAERVERLLLPCGADFDVFLSRLAGNPPELETVANLMVDGGFARSVPVSSSVSGE; encoded by the coding sequence ATGACGACAGGTCGGCTCGGGCAACAAGCCGCGCCGCCGAACGCGGCCTATGCCGGGCAGGTCGTGCATTTCCCGGATCCGGTCCGGGCCGCGCGTCATCCCAGAGGGGTACGGGTGGACGAGCGTGGCTACCCCGACTTCTCGCCCTACGCGCGTGCCGCCGCGGAGATCGCCGAGCCGCCGGAGGGTTTCGGGGTCGACGAACTGCGGCTGACGGACTACGTGTCCGCGAACGCGGCGCTCGCGGCGACCGGTCACGAGCTGTGGGACACGGTGCCGGCGGTGGCGACCCCGCACGGCTGGACCTGGCACCACGTGGCGGCCTCGCGGCGCCTGGAACTGATCCCGGTCGAGGTGAAGGCCCTGCTGCGGCACCACGGCGGGATCGCGACGACACGTGTCGACCAGAGCAAGCGCGGGACGCGGCCGTTGCAGGAGACGCGTCCGGCGCACTTCGGGCTGCCGAAGTCGTCGGTGGCGGTGACGGAGTCGCAGGTGCAGGGGGTCGAGGAGGATCTCGGGTACCGGCTGCCGGGCGCGTACCGGTCCTTCCTGAAGGCGGCGGGCGGCTCGGCACCGGTGGGGGCCGCGCTGGACGCGGAGTTGGGACTCCTCGTCGACCAGCCGTTCTTCACGGTGCGTGACGAGGCGGCGGTCAACGACCTCGTGTACGTCAACAAGTGCCTGCGCGACCATCTGACGAAGGACTACCTCGGTGTGGGCTTCGTCCAGGGCGGTCTGCTGGCCGTGAAGGTGAAGGGCGAGGGCATCGGTTCGGTCTGGTTCTGCGCCTACGACGACGCACGCGACGTCGACCCTGCGATGCCGCCCGCCGAGCGCGTGGAGCGGCTGTTGCTGCCCTGCGGTGCGGACTTCGACGTGTTCCTGTCCCGACTGGCCGGTAATCCGCCGGAGTTGGAGACGGTGGCGAACCTGATGGTGGACGGCGGGTTCGCCCGTTCCGTTCCCGTGTCTTCTTCCGTGTCGGGGGAGTGA